GCCTCCAGGCCGTCCTCAACCGCAGACCCCGCAAGGATAAGGGCGTCCCGGTCAAGATCGATGGTCGGGTCGAAGCCCAACTGACGCGTCTGGCATGCAGCCAGACGCCGAACGATGAACCGAGCTGGACGCTGTCGATGCTCGGGGATCACTTGGTGCAATTGGGCGTGGTGGACAGCATATCTCGGGAAACGGTGCGGAAAACGCTGAAAAAAATTGCCTCAAACCGCACCTGAAGAGTCAGTGGTGCATTCCACCCGAGCAGAACGCAGCGTTCGTGTGCGCGATGGAAGACGTGTTGGACGTCTACGAACGTCCACTTGACGTGGC
This Deinococcus ruber DNA region includes the following protein-coding sequences:
- a CDS encoding helix-turn-helix domain-containing protein, which codes for LQAVLNRRPRKDKGVPVKIDGRVEAQLTRLACSQTPNDEPSWTLSMLGDHLVQLGVVDSISRETVRKTLKKIASNRT